One Methanobacteriaceae archaeon genomic region harbors:
- a CDS encoding phospholipase D-like domain-containing protein, with the protein MEKCILQGQLVDDKEIPIYDIQVKVIADYSSTFAEDPALGDTVTDKNGKFEIDFPLNPEFKENKKNKIKIEFSIDEEMIMNISKDIQNSYDGIKNEIDFGIIKFNNGNIGVKGRIIDEKGNPIVGLPVIAEDVDYGKLELNALDLIGSKVKSFIKNQNIIPNEGVLGNSMDFIKDKFQVLLFFRDDYLGSSVTDEHGYYRIAYPQEKYKEILDKEPDIKIIVKDKLGVFELRETEVHQNITSTFEKINDIIINRAEIEGWQVTLNTDSPSRISAHNNFEILIDNHQAWEKLVEVVDEAKSYLYLTQFVFYPEFIPKFFSSAIDSSDYKSDDTLAYKLLQAQKRGVDVKIIINENRVVPDNYDELSDYFKDSDVEVRRYPAKGPYSMHAKVFVADGEKAFIIGSPFTQSYWDTSKHDINEPRRLEKNEGPYHDVSTYFEGLVINHLEEFFRELWNYLSDLHFNGENKITDNRSLNKEIINDNTSKKLPNFNPLLRVENESIQIVRSITPQSISEKGETGVLEAYRKAITNAEDYIYLENQYFTNKYIIGALKKAVELKPDLQIILLLNEVPDVPTYRSWQHYGFEFMGLDLEKLIIEHPQIGVFAKWSGKFQNGKNKLRNCYIHSKVAIIDDVWATIGTSNLDGSSLSFSEEFGSSELSQNHRNMEMNAVMFDLESPRSFKIENFRKILWGEHLGMDISNLEKPQDGWLDLWKDKGYHNIRQLENEEIILHGGILPYSTKKTPKEQIKDLVEQYRRIKGRFNR; encoded by the coding sequence ATGGAAAAATGTATTTTGCAGGGACAGCTGGTGGATGATAAAGAAATTCCTATCTATGACATTCAAGTAAAGGTTATTGCTGATTATTCTTCAACTTTTGCAGAGGACCCTGCTCTCGGAGATACCGTAACTGATAAAAATGGTAAATTTGAAATAGATTTCCCTTTAAACCCTGAATTCAAGGAAAATAAGAAAAATAAGATAAAAATAGAATTTTCCATAGATGAAGAGATGATAATGAATATTTCTAAAGATATTCAAAATTCCTATGATGGTATTAAAAATGAAATTGACTTTGGAATTATAAAATTTAATAATGGAAATATTGGAGTTAAAGGGCGAATTATAGATGAAAAAGGAAATCCTATAGTGGGATTACCAGTAATTGCTGAAGATGTTGATTATGGGAAGCTAGAATTAAATGCTCTGGACCTGATTGGGTCTAAGGTTAAATCTTTTATTAAAAATCAAAATATAATTCCTAATGAAGGAGTTTTAGGCAATTCTATGGATTTTATAAAGGATAAATTCCAAGTTTTACTCTTTTTCAGGGATGATTATTTAGGATCCTCAGTTACAGATGAACATGGTTATTACCGCATTGCTTATCCTCAGGAAAAATACAAAGAAATTCTGGACAAGGAACCTGACATAAAAATCATAGTTAAGGATAAACTGGGAGTATTTGAGCTTAGAGAGACCGAAGTTCACCAGAACATAACCAGCACTTTTGAAAAAATAAATGATATTATTATTAACCGGGCTGAGATTGAGGGCTGGCAGGTTACCTTAAATACTGATTCCCCATCCAGAATTAGTGCCCATAATAATTTTGAAATATTGATTGATAATCATCAGGCCTGGGAAAAATTGGTGGAAGTGGTAGATGAAGCAAAATCTTATCTTTATTTAACCCAGTTTGTATTTTACCCAGAATTCATCCCCAAGTTTTTTTCATCTGCAATTGATTCATCTGATTATAAAAGTGACGATACTTTAGCATATAAACTCCTACAAGCTCAAAAACGGGGAGTTGATGTTAAGATTATTATAAATGAGAATCGAGTCGTCCCTGATAATTACGACGAGTTAAGTGATTACTTTAAAGATAGTGATGTGGAAGTAAGAAGATACCCGGCCAAAGGACCTTATTCCATGCACGCCAAGGTTTTTGTTGCTGATGGAGAAAAAGCATTTATAATTGGATCACCATTCACTCAGAGTTACTGGGACACTAGTAAACATGATATTAATGAGCCAAGGCGTCTGGAAAAGAACGAAGGCCCTTACCATGATGTTTCCACCTATTTTGAAGGCCTGGTAATTAATCACTTGGAAGAGTTTTTCAGGGAACTGTGGAATTATCTATCTGACCTTCATTTTAATGGTGAAAATAAGATAACCGATAATAGATCTTTAAATAAGGAAATAATCAATGATAATACCTCAAAAAAACTACCTAATTTCAATCCACTTTTAAGAGTTGAAAACGAGTCTATACAAATAGTAAGATCTATCACTCCTCAATCTATAAGTGAAAAAGGAGAAACAGGGGTATTAGAGGCTTATCGAAAAGCTATAACTAATGCCGAAGATTACATTTATCTGGAAAACCAGTACTTTACCAATAAATACATTATAGGTGCTTTGAAAAAAGCAGTGGAGCTTAAACCAGACTTACAGATAATTTTATTATTAAACGAAGTTCCTGATGTTCCCACCTACCGGAGCTGGCAGCATTACGGTTTTGAATTTATGGGCCTTGATTTAGAAAAATTAATCATTGAACACCCTCAAATTGGAGTTTTTGCCAAGTGGTCAGGTAAATTCCAAAATGGAAAAAATAAACTTCGTAACTGTTACATTCACAGTAAAGTGGCTATTATAGATGATGTATGGGCCACCATAGGTACTTCTAATCTGGATGGTTCTTCTTTAAGTTTTTCTGAGGAGTTTGGAAGCAGTGAATTATCACAAAATCATCGTAACATGGAAATGAATGCTGTAATGTTTGATTTGGAGTCTCCGCGCTCATTTAAAATTGAAAACTTTAGAAAAATACTGTGGGGAGAGCACTTAGGAATGGATATTAGTAATCTGGAAAAACCTCAAGATGGTTGGCTTGATTTGTGGAAAGACAAGGGTTATCACAATATTAGACAGCTAGAAAATGAAGAGATTATTCTCCATGGCGGAATATTACCTTACAGTACTAAGAAAACTCCTAAAGAGCAAATTAAAGATCTAGTGGAACAATACAGAAGAATAAAAGGAAGATTCAATCGTTAA
- a CDS encoding thiamine pyrophosphate-dependent enzyme yields MDPKIYDMEHADVAWCPGCGNFPILKSLKMALGELEIPPEELVMVSGIGQAGKLPHYIKANVFNGLHGRSLSPATGIKASNNKMTVIAVSGDGCTYGEGGNHFMHTIRRNPNITNIVHNNMVYGLTKGQASPTSQSHFKTSFQVDGVFEEPFNPLSVAISLGATFVARAFSGDINQTKEIIKNAINHQGYALVDIFQPCVTFNKVNTFQWFKENSYYLEDSYVADDKVEAFKRAIEGPHDGEGKFPLGIFYVKEGVKTFEENISVYNEDDSPLFTRNVDKNKLKELIESKRSI; encoded by the coding sequence ATGGATCCGAAAATTTATGACATGGAACACGCAGATGTGGCCTGGTGTCCTGGTTGCGGTAATTTCCCTATATTAAAATCATTAAAAATGGCTCTGGGTGAGCTGGAGATTCCACCAGAAGAACTGGTTATGGTCTCGGGTATAGGGCAGGCCGGTAAATTACCCCACTATATCAAAGCTAATGTATTCAATGGTTTGCACGGCAGATCACTTTCCCCTGCTACAGGAATTAAAGCTTCCAATAATAAAATGACGGTTATTGCGGTGAGTGGAGATGGATGTACCTATGGTGAAGGTGGAAATCACTTCATGCACACCATAAGACGTAACCCTAATATTACCAATATCGTCCACAACAACATGGTTTACGGATTAACCAAGGGACAGGCCTCACCCACCAGCCAATCCCACTTTAAAACATCCTTCCAGGTGGATGGAGTTTTTGAAGAGCCATTCAATCCATTGTCAGTAGCTATATCCTTAGGAGCTACCTTTGTGGCTAGGGCCTTCTCTGGTGATATCAATCAAACCAAAGAAATCATTAAAAATGCCATTAATCATCAGGGATATGCTTTGGTGGATATATTCCAGCCCTGTGTGACCTTTAACAAAGTAAATACATTCCAATGGTTTAAAGAGAATTCTTATTATTTGGAAGACTCTTATGTTGCTGATGATAAAGTGGAGGCCTTTAAAAGAGCTATTGAAGGCCCTCATGATGGAGAAGGAAAGTTTCCATTGGGAATTTTTTATGTTAAAGAGGGTGTTAAGACCTTTGAAGAGAATATTTCTGTTTATAATGAAGATGATTCTCCATTATTTACTCGGAACGTGGATAAGAATAAATTAAAGGAATTAATTGAGTCTAAAAGGTCTATTTAA
- a CDS encoding Mur ligase family protein, whose amino-acid sequence MKIAVLGLGVEGKKAVKSLKVRDYSVYASDLNNEVSMDDLKEILNESEFDLGFHDMEKIQSADAVIVSPGLWKSDLANQIKDSKKTLPDVLQSHKSIFTIGVTGTNGKTTTTYMIKEILEKSGLKVLVGGNAGGGFEGYAEVVLQSHVEEYDVILVEICDMTLEFCDHCFDIDMVVLTNLERDHMDVHGSLDNYYRKIDKFLKGKKAIMNKNDKSLQKLSKSAQSCNFYDECESKIQVVGKFNKLNAGAAQATARAINIDKTIIENALAEFHGIEGRIKSYYINESEIFAGKTDNAHATSVVLKERKFKAIFLGTPRKNETWRLDIIDEASKSQPEVIVLFPGLENTLDLALERLKSINFKGKVLTITDLDKLLEIIMEMTQTYKYIFIGGNGQNKILEIQKKLDVLAKG is encoded by the coding sequence ATGAAAATAGCAGTTCTTGGTCTTGGTGTTGAAGGGAAAAAAGCTGTCAAATCTCTTAAAGTGAGAGATTACAGTGTTTATGCTAGTGACTTAAATAATGAAGTTTCTATGGATGATTTAAAGGAGATTTTAAACGAATCTGAATTTGATTTAGGATTCCATGACATGGAAAAAATACAATCTGCCGATGCGGTGATTGTCAGCCCCGGGTTGTGGAAAAGTGATCTGGCCAATCAAATAAAGGATTCTAAAAAAACTCTCCCTGATGTTCTACAATCCCACAAATCAATATTTACCATTGGAGTTACCGGAACCAACGGCAAAACCACCACCACCTACATGATAAAGGAAATACTTGAAAAATCAGGTTTAAAGGTTCTGGTGGGTGGAAACGCCGGAGGAGGATTTGAAGGATACGCCGAAGTAGTCCTGCAATCCCATGTGGAAGAATACGATGTGATTCTGGTGGAAATCTGTGATATGACTCTTGAATTTTGCGATCATTGTTTTGACATTGATATGGTGGTTCTAACCAACCTGGAACGAGATCACATGGACGTGCATGGCTCTTTAGATAATTATTACCGTAAAATCGATAAATTTCTGAAAGGTAAAAAGGCCATAATGAACAAAAATGATAAAAGCTTACAAAAACTCTCTAAATCCGCTCAATCATGTAATTTTTACGATGAATGCGAAAGTAAGATTCAAGTAGTTGGTAAATTTAATAAATTAAATGCTGGTGCAGCACAGGCCACTGCCCGGGCCATTAATATCGATAAAACAATTATAGAAAATGCTTTAGCTGAATTCCATGGAATTGAAGGCCGTATTAAATCTTATTATATAAATGAAAGTGAAATATTTGCCGGTAAAACAGATAATGCCCATGCCACTTCCGTTGTATTAAAAGAAAGGAAATTCAAGGCAATTTTCCTGGGGACTCCTCGAAAAAATGAAACCTGGAGATTGGATATAATAGATGAAGCTTCTAAATCTCAGCCGGAGGTAATAGTTCTTTTCCCAGGCCTTGAAAATACATTGGATTTGGCGTTGGAAAGATTAAAATCTATTAATTTCAAAGGGAAAGTATTAACTATAACAGATTTAGATAAATTATTAGAAATAATTATGGAAATGACTCAAACTTATAAATATATATTTATTGGTGGAAATGGCCAGAATAAAATCCTGGAAATTCAAAAAAAGCTTGATGTACTGGCTAAAGGTTGA
- the msrA gene encoding peptide-methionine (S)-S-oxide reductase MsrA codes for MKDLKSEVDPSGENLERATFGAGCFWGVEETFRKLNGVKSTAVGYMGGITENPTYEEVCQKNTHHVEVVEILFNTQEISYQDLLNIFWVSHDPTTLNRQGPDIGDQYRSVIFYQNSKQKIDAEESKEKMQSSGQFGKKIVTVIEPAKTFYMAEDYHQQYLKKRGLKSCGFF; via the coding sequence ATGAAAGATTTAAAATCTGAAGTTGATCCATCTGGAGAAAATCTGGAAAGAGCTACTTTTGGAGCGGGATGTTTCTGGGGAGTTGAAGAAACTTTCAGGAAATTGAATGGAGTGAAATCAACTGCCGTGGGGTATATGGGTGGAATAACCGAAAATCCAACCTATGAAGAGGTGTGTCAAAAGAATACTCATCACGTAGAAGTAGTAGAAATCCTTTTTAATACACAGGAAATTTCCTACCAAGATTTACTGAATATCTTCTGGGTCAGCCACGACCCCACCACATTAAATAGACAGGGCCCTGATATTGGGGATCAATATCGATCAGTTATTTTTTATCAAAATTCTAAACAAAAAATAGACGCTGAAGAATCAAAAGAAAAAATGCAATCCTCTGGTCAATTTGGGAAAAAAATAGTAACAGTCATCGAACCAGCAAAAACATTTTATATGGCTGAAGATTATCACCAGCAATATCTAAAAAAGCGAGGATTAAAAAGTTGTGGATTTTTTTAA
- a CDS encoding Mur ligase family protein, with translation MIKDKKILVVGAGNAGRPAANLLNYLGNSVRVSDNKDFNSLPKKAKNKIKELEKKGIVFELGTHIFDSVLWADAIFVSPNIPIDSDIRKFIENSRLKKDIKEIKTSDIGEILNNLIKLPMIGIAGTDGKTTTTNMINHVMESESFRTLVFSSLQDSLVIEGLVDIVVNEENQSKDFAIFELPHGTIRMAQGLELCAGVVTNLTPDHMDEFKSYEEYIDRNFSIKDLIHSHGVLLANGNDPIISQRLDEINTEYILYGLGTPQTVKFNGKTYSPADIDLDISVKDVKLRGLDGSSFNVISNAIPTAICTNCGEILCNCGNFQRKILKPFNININLNVPGLFNIENSISTMATALILGFELDYIKNKLESFQGVKGRFEKIDNVNGVNIFMDAAHNPESMEKLFEGLKVSGSLIVSLDNPDTLTVRDKFKIGTILGKNADVVIASAKNETTEIIDIEAAQEVASGSKGTETYLTENVDKSISKALDIATEGDIILHIGPGVVNAYSSVKEDIIKAIKIFKESCGKVVVMGGCGTVGSLMARILKQHGADVTISDSATDTPLREVFTSEGIHLDLGGHSDSVIIEAETIVVAPSLMENHNLLENIRSLSDAPIISVNEILSFFKVEKPVVGITGTNGKTTTTQMLKNILKVAGMSVPEHFMNMQGNTELIPALQSRLKGDAAVVEIGTFGLAGEIKNSALNCEVSLGVITNISRDHLRGDDFNEYISCKREMVDAADILIINADDPLVADFAGEIHPDNVIFYGIKDMENNENSFPEGRECPECENILKYKEHYLGHLGDYQCMCDYKRPEIDVYATNVTENFFKLNIGSNTSKIHLKTGGTCNVYNALAAASTAMVMGVDFDDIVSGIEQFEGVEGRFEKICNNPEIIIDYAHNPAGVKAAIQTIKTSLKSRLIVINTISSESGLDGDREIAQILNSADIIVPASFMAKEASNIIKKDLIFTKASNEQTKIGTLGANKKQVFEALNKALKVVNDNDIILIIGEGGVKYSKEILEEISI, from the coding sequence GTGATCAAGGATAAAAAAATTCTCGTAGTAGGGGCTGGAAACGCTGGACGCCCGGCAGCTAATCTTTTAAATTATTTAGGTAATTCGGTAAGAGTATCAGATAATAAAGACTTCAATTCACTTCCTAAAAAAGCCAAAAATAAGATTAAGGAACTGGAAAAGAAAGGAATTGTATTTGAGTTGGGAACTCACATATTTGACAGTGTCCTATGGGCCGATGCCATATTTGTATCTCCCAACATACCCATTGATTCAGATATAAGAAAATTCATTGAAAATTCTCGCTTAAAAAAGGATATTAAGGAAATAAAAACTTCAGATATTGGGGAAATTCTTAATAATCTTATTAAATTGCCCATGATAGGTATTGCTGGTACGGATGGAAAAACAACCACTACCAACATGATAAATCATGTTATGGAATCAGAATCCTTTAGGACACTTGTATTCTCATCATTACAGGATTCACTGGTTATTGAAGGACTGGTGGATATAGTAGTTAATGAAGAAAATCAAAGTAAGGATTTTGCTATTTTTGAATTACCCCACGGAACTATACGCATGGCACAAGGTCTAGAATTATGTGCCGGGGTTGTTACTAACCTAACACCAGATCACATGGATGAATTTAAATCTTATGAGGAATATATTGACCGAAATTTTTCTATAAAAGACCTAATACATTCCCACGGAGTTTTATTGGCCAATGGAAACGATCCCATTATTAGCCAGCGGTTAGATGAAATTAATACAGAATATATTTTATATGGATTAGGAACGCCCCAAACCGTAAAATTCAATGGAAAAACTTATTCTCCAGCAGACATTGACTTAGATATCTCAGTTAAAGATGTTAAACTCAGAGGCCTTGATGGATCTTCATTTAATGTGATTAGTAATGCTATTCCCACAGCAATATGTACAAATTGCGGTGAAATTCTCTGTAATTGTGGAAATTTCCAGAGAAAAATCCTAAAACCTTTTAATATCAATATAAACCTCAATGTCCCGGGATTATTTAATATTGAAAACTCTATTTCCACCATGGCCACAGCATTAATCCTTGGATTTGAATTAGATTATATTAAAAATAAATTAGAGTCTTTCCAGGGTGTTAAAGGACGTTTTGAAAAAATTGATAATGTGAATGGAGTTAATATTTTCATGGACGCAGCCCACAATCCGGAAAGTATGGAAAAATTATTTGAAGGGCTTAAAGTTTCAGGAAGTTTAATAGTAAGTCTGGATAATCCCGATACTCTCACTGTGCGAGATAAATTCAAAATAGGAACTATTCTAGGAAAAAATGCAGATGTTGTGATTGCCAGTGCTAAAAATGAAACCACAGAAATTATTGATATAGAAGCCGCCCAAGAAGTTGCTTCCGGATCCAAGGGTACTGAAACATATCTTACCGAAAATGTGGATAAATCAATTTCTAAAGCATTAGATATTGCCACTGAAGGAGATATAATACTCCATATAGGTCCTGGAGTGGTGAATGCATATTCAAGTGTTAAAGAGGATATTATTAAGGCTATTAAAATTTTTAAAGAGTCTTGTGGAAAAGTTGTGGTAATGGGCGGCTGTGGAACAGTGGGTAGTTTAATGGCCCGAATTTTAAAGCAACACGGCGCGGATGTCACTATTTCTGATTCGGCTACTGATACTCCTCTAAGGGAGGTCTTCACTTCTGAAGGGATTCATCTTGATTTAGGGGGACATAGTGACTCAGTTATAATTGAAGCAGAAACAATTGTGGTGGCACCAAGTTTAATGGAAAACCATAATCTTCTAGAAAATATAAGATCCCTATCAGATGCACCAATTATCAGTGTTAATGAAATTTTAAGTTTCTTTAAAGTTGAAAAACCAGTAGTGGGTATCACCGGAACCAATGGAAAAACTACTACCACCCAAATGCTAAAAAATATTCTTAAAGTGGCAGGTATGTCAGTTCCTGAACATTTTATGAACATGCAGGGAAACACAGAACTGATACCTGCTTTGCAATCCCGATTAAAAGGAGATGCCGCAGTGGTAGAAATAGGAACCTTTGGTCTGGCTGGTGAAATTAAAAATTCGGCCCTAAACTGTGAAGTTTCATTAGGTGTAATTACTAATATCTCCCGGGATCATCTTAGAGGGGATGATTTTAATGAATACATATCCTGTAAAAGAGAAATGGTCGATGCTGCGGATATTCTCATAATAAATGCCGATGATCCATTGGTTGCTGATTTTGCAGGAGAAATTCATCCAGATAATGTGATTTTCTATGGCATTAAAGATATGGAAAACAATGAAAATTCTTTTCCAGAGGGAAGAGAATGTCCAGAATGTGAAAACATCTTAAAATATAAAGAGCATTATTTAGGCCATTTAGGTGATTATCAGTGCATGTGTGATTATAAGCGGCCTGAAATCGATGTTTATGCTACTAATGTCACTGAAAACTTTTTTAAATTAAATATTGGTTCTAACACATCTAAGATACATCTTAAAACAGGTGGAACCTGTAATGTATATAATGCTCTGGCAGCGGCCTCAACTGCCATGGTCATGGGTGTGGATTTTGATGATATTGTAAGTGGCATAGAACAATTTGAAGGTGTAGAGGGTCGATTTGAAAAGATATGTAATAATCCAGAGATTATTATTGATTATGCTCACAATCCTGCAGGAGTTAAAGCAGCCATACAAACCATCAAAACATCGCTAAAATCGCGATTGATTGTTATAAATACCATATCCTCAGAAAGTGGTCTGGATGGGGATCGTGAGATAGCTCAAATTTTAAATAGTGCGGATATAATTGTTCCAGCATCATTCATGGCAAAAGAAGCATCTAATATTATAAAAAAAGATTTAATATTCACTAAAGCCAGCAATGAACAAACTAAAATAGGAACTTTAGGGGCCAATAAAAAACAGGTTTTTGAAGCCTTAAATAAAGCACTGAAAGTTGTTAATGATAATGATATAATTTTAATTATTGGAGAAGGGGGAGTCAAATATTCAAAAGAAATTTTGGAAGAAATCAGCATTTAA
- a CDS encoding heavy metal-binding domain-containing protein, protein MLASERNFFVEKRWALVAIGLGVLVGFLSALICVRWHLIIFGFNIMYIISPLMAGFVETVIARKKYGKSTGAISALLTFILINIYGWFVYPRLAKEPVTLSLITVVAILLTIQAAFPILVNHILFVVVLGTIRKIIEFLVFVPSKIMRKPPEVRVLEDINEQSEDQIFLDELNIPLLSVAPADGGKIKKYMGLVGGEAVAQEKGPENMVSKITKVIEPMQLDDIDLSEARKLAISRMLEEAESMGANTVVEVLIGYVSMGGLQGTAFIVTATGTAVLCDK, encoded by the coding sequence TTGCTTGCTTCTGAGAGAAATTTTTTCGTAGAAAAACGTTGGGCATTGGTGGCCATAGGCCTGGGAGTTTTAGTAGGTTTTCTTTCCGCCCTAATATGTGTTAGATGGCATTTAATTATTTTTGGATTTAATATAATGTATATTATTTCTCCTTTAATGGCTGGATTTGTGGAGACCGTCATAGCCCGTAAAAAATACGGTAAAAGTACAGGAGCTATTAGTGCTCTTTTAACATTCATTTTAATCAATATTTATGGCTGGTTTGTTTACCCTCGCTTAGCAAAAGAACCAGTTACACTTAGTTTAATTACTGTAGTTGCCATATTACTTACCATACAAGCAGCATTCCCCATATTAGTGAATCATATTCTTTTCGTAGTTGTTCTGGGTACCATCAGGAAGATTATTGAATTTTTAGTCTTTGTTCCTTCAAAAATTATGAGAAAACCTCCTGAAGTCAGGGTATTGGAGGATATTAATGAACAATCTGAGGACCAGATTTTTCTGGATGAACTAAACATACCTTTATTGTCTGTTGCTCCGGCTGATGGAGGAAAAATAAAAAAATATATGGGTTTAGTTGGTGGAGAAGCTGTAGCTCAAGAAAAAGGACCTGAAAATATGGTTTCAAAGATTACCAAGGTAATTGAACCTATGCAACTTGATGATATTGATTTAAGTGAGGCTAGAAAACTGGCCATATCTAGAATGCTTGAAGAAGCTGAATCAATGGGTGCCAATACTGTTGTTGAAGTTTTAATTGGCTATGTTTCCATGGGTGGATTACAAGGAACTGCATTTATTGTAACTGCCACTGGAACAGCAGTTCTATGTGATAAATGA
- a CDS encoding 2-oxoacid:acceptor oxidoreductase subunit alpha translates to MSNLKLEEDVSIVLCGEAGQGIQTVESIMVKAIKAGAYNVFSTKEYMSRVRGGQNSTQIRASSKRVRSYVDRIDILVALSEESVKHLENRISPETVIICDDNILKELDSSKYNLIKVPFLEKARELGSPIYSNVIAAGALSCLLGIEKEAFDECITAMFARKGEKILDNDLKAGSAGYVMGQSILDSKKISIDISKALQLRDELLINGTEAVGLGCISGGCRFMSSYPMTPSSPLQVFIAENAHDFDMIFEQAEDEIAAINMGLGASYAGARSIVATSGSGFALMSEAVGLSGMIETPIVIYLAQRPGPAVGLPTRTAQEDLDLALYSSPGEFPRIIYAPGNFEDALEVAHYAFNMAEKYQIPVFILTDQYFADIYYNTPSLDLDSLEVEDYLVESSPEYLRYALTENGISPRTVPGHGTGLAIVDSDEHTEEGHITENLDIRTAMVEKRMNKMDKILEDAFKPELFYSGAPNLKKEQKFKLLVIGWGSTYWPIREAVEKLGNKDVAFLHFKQVYPLHPETEKMLEMAEKTVLLENNAKGQFANLIKTEISFKVGKKALKFNGMPFSVEEVVEIIKYQLGEV, encoded by the coding sequence ATGTCTAATTTAAAACTTGAAGAAGACGTTTCTATTGTCCTCTGTGGGGAAGCAGGGCAGGGAATTCAAACCGTAGAAAGCATCATGGTTAAGGCCATTAAAGCCGGAGCTTATAACGTATTTTCTACTAAAGAATACATGTCAAGGGTTAGAGGAGGGCAGAACTCCACCCAGATACGTGCTTCATCAAAAAGAGTTAGATCATATGTAGATAGGATTGATATCCTGGTGGCCTTGAGTGAAGAATCTGTGAAACACTTGGAAAATAGAATATCACCAGAAACAGTGATTATATGTGATGATAATATTTTAAAAGAGCTGGATAGTAGTAAATACAATTTAATCAAAGTTCCTTTTCTAGAAAAGGCTCGAGAGCTGGGAAGTCCCATCTACTCCAATGTAATTGCTGCAGGGGCCCTATCCTGCCTACTGGGAATTGAAAAAGAGGCCTTTGATGAATGTATCACTGCTATGTTTGCCCGGAAGGGAGAGAAAATATTAGATAATGATTTGAAAGCTGGAAGTGCTGGTTATGTAATGGGGCAAAGCATATTAGATTCAAAAAAAATCTCTATTGATATTTCGAAGGCCCTTCAATTGAGAGATGAACTTTTAATAAATGGAACCGAAGCAGTTGGTCTGGGATGTATCTCTGGAGGATGTAGATTCATGTCTTCTTATCCTATGACTCCTTCCAGTCCTCTGCAGGTTTTTATTGCTGAAAATGCACATGATTTTGATATGATTTTTGAACAGGCTGAAGATGAGATTGCTGCTATTAATATGGGACTAGGTGCTTCTTATGCTGGAGCCAGATCGATAGTGGCCACCTCAGGAAGTGGTTTTGCCCTCATGAGTGAAGCAGTGGGATTATCTGGAATGATAGAAACTCCTATTGTTATTTATCTGGCACAAAGGCCCGGGCCTGCCGTGGGACTTCCCACCCGTACTGCTCAGGAAGATCTAGATTTGGCCCTTTATTCCAGCCCTGGAGAATTTCCCCGAATAATTTATGCACCTGGAAACTTTGAAGATGCCCTGGAAGTGGCCCATTATGCATTTAATATGGCAGAAAAATACCAAATACCTGTTTTTATTTTAACTGACCAGTATTTTGCCGATATTTATTATAATACTCCATCATTGGATTTGGATAGTCTGGAAGTAGAAGATTACCTGGTAGAAAGTTCTCCAGAGTATCTTAGATATGCACTCACTGAAAACGGCATATCACCCCGTACAGTTCCCGGTCATGGCACTGGCCTGGCCATTGTCGATTCTGATGAACACACAGAAGAGGGCCATATCACTGAAAATCTGGATATCCGAACTGCTATGGTTGAAAAACGAATGAATAAAATGGATAAAATACTAGAAGATGCATTTAAACCAGAATTATTCTATAGTGGTGCTCCTAATTTGAAAAAAGAGCAAAAGTTCAAGCTTCTGGTAATTGGCTGGGGATCAACTTACTGGCCTATTCGAGAAGCTGTGGAAAAATTAGGAAATAAAGATGTGGCATTCCTGCACTTTAAACAAGTATATCCCTTACATCCAGAAACAGAGAAAATGTTGGAGATGGCTGAGAAAACGGTTTTACTGGAAAATAATGCTAAAGGACAATTTGCAAACTTAATTAAAACCGAAATTAGTTTTAAAGTGGGTAAAAAGGCCCTGAAATTTAATGGAATGCCATTTTCAGTAGAAGAAGTAGTGGAAATAATAAAATATCAATTAGGAGAAGTTTAA